From the Halalkalicoccus sp. CGA53 genome, one window contains:
- a CDS encoding tripartite tricarboxylate transporter permease: MIDALAEGLSIVLSGQTLLWLGLGMMIGILLGAIPGVGTALGMAILLPLTVPLEGQDAIILLAAIYLGGNYGGSVAAILINAPGTAAAAATTLDGYPMSRKGEASRALAASALASALGGFIGIGFLILISPIVTRVVLMFRSQDYFLVALLGILMITLITRGPLIKGVAIAGLGLLLTTVGVSPLGLQQRYTFGSIHLFDGFDFVAILIGLFAVSEMYKLKMEPGGISKGGFEMDGAILPGIRDVLQRPKTVIKSSGIGILVGAIPGAGASISTFIAYGEAVRSSGEKFGDGNPTGVVSVESCNNSTVGGSLIPTFSFGIPGGAATAVLLGGLLMHGLIPGPQLFAEELYLTYSIFLALFLGNFVILVVGLLAVTRVGIITKIDTKYIIPVVIVVALSGSFMLRSNWVDVLTVLFMGIFGYYLRENDWSVIALVLGAVLGGLMESNLNRALQLSDGSFGIFVSRPLSAILVIMCFLILFGAPIKRKINQRI; the protein is encoded by the coding sequence ATGATCGATGCGCTAGCTGAAGGCCTCTCGATCGTCCTCTCCGGTCAAACGTTACTGTGGCTCGGTCTCGGCATGATGATCGGCATTCTGCTAGGGGCGATTCCCGGCGTCGGAACCGCACTCGGCATGGCGATCTTATTGCCGCTCACCGTTCCTTTAGAGGGACAAGACGCGATAATTCTCCTCGCTGCGATCTATTTGGGCGGTAACTACGGCGGCAGCGTGGCGGCTATTCTAATCAACGCCCCCGGGACCGCCGCCGCCGCGGCGACCACACTCGACGGCTACCCGATGTCGAGGAAAGGCGAAGCGTCGAGAGCACTCGCGGCGTCGGCGTTAGCGTCCGCGCTTGGCGGCTTCATCGGGATCGGATTCCTAATTCTAATCTCGCCGATCGTAACCAGAGTCGTTCTGATGTTCCGGTCGCAGGATTACTTCCTGGTCGCGCTGTTAGGCATCTTGATGATCACGTTGATCACGAGAGGGCCGCTAATCAAAGGAGTGGCCATCGCGGGCCTAGGGTTGCTTTTAACGACCGTCGGCGTGTCGCCGCTCGGACTGCAGCAGCGGTACACCTTCGGATCAATCCACCTATTCGATGGGTTCGACTTCGTCGCGATACTGATCGGGCTGTTCGCGGTGTCCGAGATGTACAAACTGAAGATGGAACCCGGCGGTATTTCGAAGGGTGGGTTCGAAATGGACGGTGCAATACTACCCGGCATCCGGGACGTCCTACAACGTCCGAAAACCGTCATCAAGTCGTCCGGAATTGGTATCTTAGTGGGCGCCATCCCCGGTGCCGGCGCTTCGATATCTACGTTCATCGCGTACGGCGAAGCGGTTCGGAGCTCCGGCGAAAAATTCGGCGACGGAAACCCGACCGGCGTTGTCTCGGTGGAGTCGTGCAACAACAGCACGGTGGGCGGATCGTTGATCCCGACGTTCTCGTTCGGCATTCCCGGCGGCGCCGCCACCGCCGTTTTGCTCGGCGGGTTGCTCATGCACGGGCTGATCCCCGGACCGCAGCTGTTCGCAGAGGAGCTGTACCTGACGTACTCAATCTTCCTCGCACTCTTCTTGGGGAATTTCGTCATCCTCGTTGTCGGGCTACTGGCCGTCACCCGAGTCGGAATCATCACCAAGATTGACACGAAGTACATAATCCCGGTCGTGATCGTCGTCGCTCTGAGCGGCTCGTTCATGCTTCGGTCCAACTGGGTCGACGTGCTGACCGTGCTGTTCATGGGAATCTTCGGCTACTACCTGCGCGAGAACGATTGGTCAGTGATCGCTCTCGTCCTAGGCGCCGTCCTCGGCGGGCTGATGGAGTCGAATCTCAACCGCGCCCTGCAGCTATCCGACGGCTCGTTCGGAATTTTCGTCTCCCGACCCCTCTCGGCGATTCTGGTCATCATGTGCTTTTTAATTCTGTTCGGAGCTCCGATCAAACGAAAGATCAACCAACGCATCTGA
- a CDS encoding universal stress protein codes for MAIVAAVDRSGRAAHVISEAESLARAFDEPIHVVHTLTRDRFVEIERVSVDETGEAVDLDRIRNVAREIAADAAAATDVETTAVGLVGDPPSKIVEYADEHDVRYIVVSGRKRSPAGKILFGSVTQSILLNANCPVVSSIPH; via the coding sequence ATGGCCATCGTTGCGGCCGTAGACCGGTCGGGGAGAGCAGCTCACGTTATTTCGGAAGCGGAGTCGCTTGCACGCGCGTTCGACGAACCGATCCACGTCGTTCACACGCTGACGCGCGATCGGTTCGTCGAAATCGAGCGCGTGAGTGTCGACGAAACCGGCGAAGCGGTCGACTTAGATCGGATACGTAATGTTGCGAGAGAAATCGCGGCGGATGCGGCCGCCGCTACGGACGTCGAAACAACCGCCGTTGGACTAGTGGGAGATCCGCCGTCGAAGATCGTAGAGTACGCCGACGAACACGACGTCCGATACATCGTTGTCTCAGGACGGAAACGATCACCGGCGGGCAAGATTCTGTTCGGGAGCGTGACACAGTCGATTCTTTTAAATGCGAACTGCCCGGTCGTTTCGTCGATTCCGCACTGA
- a CDS encoding IclR family transcriptional regulator has product MPNDGSGRRLSSIERTFDIIEEIKELDGARVSELADRLEMPKSTVHNHLTTLVNRGYLVKYDGEYRLGLDFLNLGRYVKSDWKYEIVESKVHEIAEETGERTMFLVEEHGYGIYVFVETPPDVIKPGKWVYKRRSSLHAASSGKTVLAHLPEAYARDIVSRHGLPQLTENTHTSIGPLFEEMEVIREQGYALNREEHMKGVRSVSAPVFYPDDRFFGALSVAAPVRRLNGDRFRSEIPQLLMGIADEIQLRLRYASEEVTF; this is encoded by the coding sequence ATGCCAAACGACGGATCTGGCAGGCGCCTCTCCTCTATTGAACGAACCTTCGACATCATCGAAGAGATAAAGGAGCTTGATGGCGCCCGTGTATCCGAACTGGCTGATCGCCTCGAGATGCCGAAAAGCACCGTCCACAACCACCTGACCACCTTGGTGAACAGGGGCTATTTGGTAAAATACGATGGTGAATACCGTCTCGGGTTGGATTTCCTCAACCTCGGACGCTACGTGAAAAGCGATTGGAAATACGAAATCGTCGAATCGAAAGTGCACGAGATCGCAGAAGAAACCGGGGAACGAACGATGTTTCTGGTCGAAGAGCACGGGTACGGGATCTACGTATTCGTCGAGACGCCGCCCGACGTGATCAAGCCTGGAAAATGGGTATACAAGCGTCGCTCGAGTCTCCACGCCGCGTCCTCCGGAAAGACCGTACTCGCACACCTCCCGGAGGCGTATGCGAGGGATATCGTATCGAGACACGGGCTCCCCCAGCTGACCGAAAACACGCACACGTCGATTGGGCCGCTGTTTGAGGAGATGGAGGTGATACGAGAACAAGGATATGCGCTCAATCGCGAAGAACACATGAAAGGCGTTCGGTCCGTTAGCGCACCGGTGTTTTATCCCGACGATCGATTTTTCGGCGCGCTGAGCGTTGCAGCCCCCGTCCGTCGGTTGAACGGGGACCGGTTCAGATCGGAAATTCCGCAACTGTTGATGGGGATTGCAGACGAGATCCAGCTGCGGTTACGGTACGCATCGGAAGAGGTCACGTTCTGA
- a CDS encoding threonine ammonia-lyase → MATEYEPIESPDETTVFPYHDLTPPTTADVYRARPVVARHLPRTPLVRCEWLSDELDADVYMKREDTLPTGAFKVRGGVTLVSRLDDEFRETGLIAASTGNHGQSIAFAGKTFDVPVVICVPEGANPGKVRSMERFGAEVRHRGETFDDAREYAEERATEEGYRYVHSANEPALIAGVGTAGLEIVEELPEVDVLFSPIGGGSSASGYCLTVGELTDARVVGVQSSAAPAMHRAWKEGALESHDRMETFAEGLATRVPFAVTAELLRDRLDDFVLVDDDTLREGIRGMLAEEHVLIEGAAATGVAAAFERQEELAGRTVVFPVSGRNVALETLRGILR, encoded by the coding sequence ATGGCCACCGAGTACGAACCCATCGAGTCGCCCGACGAGACGACCGTCTTTCCCTACCACGATCTCACGCCACCGACGACAGCCGACGTCTACCGTGCCCGCCCGGTCGTCGCGAGACATCTCCCGAGGACCCCGCTCGTCAGGTGCGAGTGGCTCTCGGACGAACTCGACGCCGACGTCTACATGAAGCGCGAAGACACTCTCCCGACGGGAGCGTTCAAAGTCCGTGGCGGAGTGACGCTGGTCTCCCGCCTCGACGACGAGTTCCGGGAGACCGGTCTCATCGCCGCGAGCACCGGAAACCACGGTCAATCGATCGCTTTCGCCGGCAAGACCTTCGACGTCCCGGTCGTGATCTGCGTTCCGGAGGGGGCGAATCCCGGAAAGGTCCGCTCGATGGAGCGGTTCGGTGCCGAGGTCAGACACCGCGGCGAAACCTTCGACGACGCACGCGAGTACGCCGAAGAACGCGCTACCGAGGAGGGCTACCGGTACGTCCACTCGGCCAACGAGCCTGCGCTGATCGCTGGCGTCGGGACCGCAGGGCTGGAGATCGTCGAGGAGCTCCCCGAGGTAGACGTACTCTTCTCCCCGATCGGTGGCGGGAGTAGCGCCTCCGGGTACTGTCTCACCGTCGGCGAACTCACTGACGCACGGGTCGTTGGTGTCCAATCGAGTGCGGCACCGGCGATGCACCGAGCCTGGAAGGAAGGGGCGCTCGAATCGCACGACCGGATGGAAACGTTCGCGGAGGGGTTAGCCACCCGGGTCCCCTTCGCCGTAACTGCGGAGCTGCTTCGCGATCGGCTCGACGACTTCGTGCTCGTGGACGATGACACGCTGCGAGAGGGCATCCGGGGAATGCTCGCCGAGGAGCACGTCCTGATCGAGGGCGCGGCTGCGACGGGCGTCGCTGCCGCGTTCGAGCGTCAGGAGGAACTGGCCGGGAGGACCGTCGTCTTCCCCGTATCGGGCCGGAACGTCGCACTCGAGACGCTCCGAGGGATACTACGCTGA
- the aglM gene encoding UDP-glucose 6-dehydrogenase AglM, producing the protein MNVSVVGSGYVGTTLAACLADLGHYVTAIDIDPEIVESLSEGRAPIHEPGLDDLLAEHAGERLTASTEYDLVPAGDITFLAIGTPSREDGSIDLGAIEAAARSTGEALSETTERHLVVVKSTVTPGAVEERVGPAIHEGAGEASELIEVAMNPEFLREGTAVSDFFEPDKLVFGTESEWAAGRLDALFEPLLERHDAPVVYTDPRTASMVKYANNAFLAAKISLINELGNICKEYGIDSYEVADAIGLDDRIGEQFLRSGVGWGGSCFPKDVDALRAAARQKEYDPILLDAVVEVNDRQPDRMLELLERHVDPEGKRIAVLGLAFKPGTDDVRNSRAIPIIEGLRERGAEVVAYDPVATEEMRERFPDVEYADSAAEALEGASGALVVTDWDEFAALDSEFDAMEQTVVVDGRRVIEASEGITYVGLTW; encoded by the coding sequence ATGAACGTCTCCGTCGTCGGGAGCGGCTACGTCGGCACGACACTCGCCGCCTGCCTGGCCGACCTCGGCCACTACGTGACCGCGATCGACATCGACCCCGAGATCGTCGAAAGCCTCTCGGAGGGGCGTGCGCCGATCCACGAACCCGGACTGGACGACCTCCTCGCCGAGCACGCCGGCGAACGGCTCACCGCCAGCACGGAGTACGATCTGGTCCCGGCAGGAGACATCACGTTCCTCGCGATCGGGACGCCCTCGCGCGAGGACGGCAGCATCGACCTCGGCGCGATCGAAGCCGCCGCGAGAAGCACGGGCGAGGCGCTCTCCGAGACCACCGAACGACACCTCGTCGTGGTGAAGAGCACCGTCACGCCAGGGGCGGTCGAAGAACGGGTCGGGCCTGCGATCCACGAGGGTGCGGGCGAGGCGAGCGAGTTGATCGAGGTGGCGATGAACCCCGAGTTCCTGCGGGAGGGGACCGCCGTATCCGACTTCTTCGAACCGGACAAACTCGTCTTCGGCACCGAGAGCGAGTGGGCTGCCGGACGACTCGACGCGCTGTTCGAGCCGCTCCTCGAACGACACGACGCGCCGGTCGTCTACACCGACCCGCGCACCGCATCGATGGTGAAGTACGCGAACAACGCGTTCCTCGCGGCGAAGATCAGCCTGATCAACGAGCTCGGGAACATCTGCAAGGAGTACGGCATCGACTCCTACGAGGTCGCCGACGCGATCGGTCTCGACGACCGAATCGGCGAGCAGTTCCTCCGTTCGGGCGTCGGCTGGGGCGGGAGCTGTTTCCCGAAGGACGTCGACGCCCTCAGGGCCGCTGCACGACAGAAGGAGTACGACCCGATCCTCCTCGACGCCGTCGTCGAAGTGAACGATCGCCAGCCCGATAGAATGCTGGAACTGCTCGAACGGCACGTCGATCCCGAGGGGAAACGGATCGCGGTTCTGGGACTGGCGTTCAAACCTGGAACAGACGACGTCAGGAACTCGCGGGCGATCCCGATCATCGAGGGATTGCGTGAGCGTGGTGCAGAGGTCGTCGCCTACGACCCCGTGGCGACGGAGGAGATGCGAGAACGGTTCCCTGATGTCGAGTACGCGGACTCCGCCGCCGAGGCTCTCGAGGGAGCGTCCGGGGCGCTCGTCGTCACCGACTGGGACGAGTTCGCGGCGCTCGATTCGGAGTTCGACGCGATGGAGCAGACAGTAGTGGTCGACGGACGTCGGGTTATAGAGGCGAGTGAAGGAATCACGTACGTGGGGCTAACGTGGTAG
- a CDS encoding GNAT family N-acetyltransferase — protein sequence MRIEELGFGEWEDALPRDGFDVFHTREALQVMNEHTSSDLHLLGGFKGQQRIGLAPIFVREHGVGRLVTSPPPGLGVGRLGTIVTPTSPKQRKIEEVTREFTERLIEATDASEKSTLFRMSCGTWCTDPRPFGWAGFNVIPSFTYRLNLESTTSDEVMSSFSRDRRKEARNRNESGIVIRINEKSGAERVYDSMIDRYEEQGLDVPLSKEFVLELVAGLGERARVYTAESEDGEFLSGMIILYSNDTAYNWKGGTKSSKTRSGVSPNSLLHWQIIEDILTDPDLESILEYDLYTANDERLVRYKSSFGGNLVPYYTIESNGLPLKFAKGVYRMAALKKDPFGNRSLGSVKKNLPPAPPIPQFIKR from the coding sequence ATGCGCATTGAGGAGCTGGGGTTCGGGGAGTGGGAGGATGCGCTGCCAAGAGATGGCTTCGACGTATTTCATACGAGGGAAGCTCTTCAGGTGATGAACGAGCATACTTCATCTGACCTACACCTTCTTGGGGGCTTCAAAGGTCAACAGCGAATCGGCCTGGCACCGATCTTTGTTCGAGAACATGGAGTCGGACGTCTTGTAACTTCACCGCCACCTGGTTTGGGGGTCGGGAGACTCGGTACGATTGTCACTCCAACTAGTCCAAAACAACGGAAAATTGAGGAAGTCACCCGCGAGTTCACTGAACGGCTGATTGAAGCGACGGACGCTTCCGAGAAGTCGACACTCTTTCGCATGTCTTGTGGCACTTGGTGTACCGATCCACGTCCGTTCGGATGGGCCGGGTTTAACGTCATTCCATCGTTTACTTACCGACTTAACCTTGAATCAACTACCTCTGACGAGGTGATGAGTTCTTTCAGTCGAGACCGTCGAAAGGAAGCTCGAAACCGAAACGAATCGGGGATCGTTATTCGAATTAACGAGAAATCCGGAGCGGAGAGAGTTTATGACTCGATGATAGATCGCTACGAAGAACAAGGGTTAGACGTTCCCCTCTCAAAGGAGTTCGTTCTCGAGTTAGTGGCTGGGTTAGGCGAGCGTGCCCGTGTTTACACGGCTGAATCGGAGGATGGAGAGTTTTTAAGCGGAATGATTATTTTATATTCAAATGACACAGCCTACAATTGGAAAGGGGGTACCAAGAGTTCGAAAACGAGGTCTGGTGTGAGTCCTAACAGTTTGCTTCATTGGCAGATAATAGAAGATATACTCACTGACCCTGACTTGGAGTCAATCCTCGAGTACGATCTGTATACGGCCAATGACGAAAGACTCGTCAGATATAAGAGTTCGTTCGGAGGGAACCTCGTTCCGTACTACACTATCGAGTCGAATGGCCTTCCGTTGAAATTCGCGAAAGGGGTCTACCGGATGGCAGCACTCAAAAAAGACCCGTTTGGGAACAGATCCCTAGGGTCCGTTAAAAAGAATCTGCCGCCCGCTCCACCAATCCCGCAGTTCATAAAACGATAA
- a CDS encoding alkaline phosphatase family protein, with the protein MKTLVIGLDGACAPVLNPMIEDGLLPNISELRSRSAVAPLESQLPPWTPSAWPSMYTGVNPGKHGVYDFLHFDGYEWDVVNRSHVKEYAVWELLSDAGYSSVVVNVPVTGPPREFDGVLVPGYTSPEAPECHPTGVWDELVEEVGEYRIYNVSMGQGASERERKRGYGELTRMRGAAFQYLVGEYDPDFGFVQFQQTDTVFHDFPDEQDTIRRVYSDVDSEVGAIIETCKPDTTILLSDHGLGEMTGHEFRVNDLLKEKEYVVTTAAGGGMPSWKSISRKRLRQGEYSDRTESTPAEKAFEVLARVGITSQRIALVINRLGLEELVLRIVPSDLIRAGTEQVNFPESVAYMRSRTEMGVRLNLEGREPDGIVPGSEYEEIREEIISVLEEAVTPEGDQVFERVCNREDVFAGPYLEDAPDIVTVPDDFQHFLVANLKGNIFGRPTEPWEHKLEGVIMVSGDRVDTEKPLGEPHLFDVVPTILATFGLPVAKRMDGSTLPVVEPTEKVEYPQFEPSDVVTTDDSDVEQRLSDLGYLG; encoded by the coding sequence ATGAAAACTCTCGTAATTGGATTGGACGGTGCCTGCGCTCCCGTTCTGAATCCAATGATCGAAGACGGGTTGTTACCAAACATTTCAGAGCTTCGGTCTCGGAGTGCAGTAGCACCACTCGAATCACAACTTCCCCCTTGGACGCCGAGTGCGTGGCCGTCTATGTACACCGGTGTCAATCCTGGAAAACACGGGGTTTATGATTTCTTACATTTCGATGGATACGAGTGGGACGTCGTTAACAGATCTCACGTAAAAGAGTACGCAGTTTGGGAACTGTTGTCGGATGCGGGGTATAGCAGTGTAGTCGTCAACGTTCCGGTTACAGGTCCTCCTCGAGAGTTTGATGGGGTGCTTGTCCCGGGATATACCTCCCCAGAAGCACCGGAGTGCCATCCAACAGGCGTATGGGACGAACTCGTCGAGGAGGTCGGCGAGTACAGAATCTATAACGTTTCTATGGGTCAGGGTGCGTCGGAGAGAGAGCGAAAACGAGGATACGGAGAACTGACTCGAATGCGAGGTGCAGCGTTTCAGTACCTTGTCGGAGAATACGACCCGGACTTCGGGTTCGTACAGTTCCAACAAACAGACACGGTGTTTCACGACTTCCCAGATGAGCAAGATACGATTCGACGCGTGTACAGCGATGTAGACTCAGAGGTCGGCGCTATCATCGAGACGTGTAAGCCCGACACGACCATCCTTCTCAGCGACCACGGACTCGGTGAGATGACCGGCCACGAGTTTAGGGTGAACGATCTCCTCAAGGAGAAGGAGTACGTCGTCACGACGGCCGCGGGTGGTGGGATGCCCTCGTGGAAAAGCATCTCACGAAAGCGACTCCGACAGGGTGAGTACAGCGATCGGACGGAGTCCACTCCCGCCGAAAAAGCGTTCGAGGTTCTTGCCCGAGTGGGTATCACCAGCCAACGGATCGCTCTAGTGATCAATCGACTGGGTCTCGAAGAATTGGTCCTGCGGATCGTACCATCCGACCTCATTAGAGCAGGGACCGAGCAGGTGAATTTTCCCGAATCAGTCGCCTATATGCGCTCACGAACCGAGATGGGCGTACGTCTCAATCTCGAGGGGCGTGAACCGGATGGGATTGTCCCCGGTTCTGAGTACGAGGAGATCAGAGAGGAGATAATATCTGTTTTAGAGGAGGCGGTGACACCGGAAGGCGATCAGGTGTTCGAACGAGTTTGTAACCGCGAAGATGTCTTCGCCGGGCCGTATCTGGAAGACGCACCCGATATCGTAACCGTCCCAGACGATTTTCAACACTTCCTCGTGGCGAATCTCAAAGGGAATATATTCGGCAGGCCGACGGAACCCTGGGAACACAAACTAGAGGGGGTGATCATGGTCTCTGGTGACCGGGTTGATACAGAGAAGCCCCTTGGCGAGCCTCATCTGTTCGACGTAGTTCCGACGATTCTGGCGACGTTTGGACTCCCGGTCGCCAAGCGAATGGATGGATCCACGTTACCTGTCGTTGAACCGACGGAGAAAGTTGAATACCCGCAATTCGAGCCGAGTGATGTAGTCACCACGGACGACAGTGATGTAGAGCAACGTCTCTCTGATTTAGGGTATCTCGGTTAG
- a CDS encoding fibronectin type III domain-containing protein produces the protein MSFDRETADQPTDSLWMRRRSYLKIASGSVLVGATGTASAEESGYGAGGYGEGGYGGDDEVVDRPPMVATGQATAITESSATLIGEVEDLGSADDVTTAFEWRESSESEWKTIRSQTLDAPGEFDAEISGLGAETEYEFRAVGKSDHGTDSGEVHTFATDEPEIESPVVKTVRPTGIGETSATLIGEIEDLGTADRANAAFEWREEGESEWETTPSTTAETPIAFEEEISGLTADMGYEFRAVAETEDGTDSGETLSFVTDEPEIKPPEVTTTRASDIDDGSATLGGEVTDLGGADDVTTAFEWREAGSSEWQTTSSETLDAAGTFEEGVSGLEPDTGYEFRATASTDGGSDAGDVVSFVTDEPEAVTEPAIDRFDVTDRSNPAWSRARVEWAVSHEGAGLDRVETALRRHGSVRDAESSSVGGSTADGTHDLRTRDGSGSYTVRITVTDTDWNVTSWEKTIDL, from the coding sequence ATGTCGTTCGATCGGGAAACAGCCGACCAACCGACCGATTCGCTCTGGATGCGCAGACGGTCGTATCTGAAGATAGCGAGCGGGAGCGTCCTCGTAGGTGCGACGGGCACCGCATCGGCAGAGGAATCCGGATACGGTGCCGGTGGCTATGGAGAGGGCGGCTACGGTGGCGACGACGAAGTCGTGGACCGGCCGCCAATGGTAGCGACCGGTCAGGCGACGGCGATCACCGAGTCCTCAGCGACCCTCATCGGGGAGGTAGAAGACCTCGGCAGCGCCGACGACGTGACCACGGCGTTCGAGTGGCGCGAGAGCTCCGAGTCGGAGTGGAAGACGATACGGTCACAGACGCTCGATGCACCCGGGGAGTTCGACGCGGAGATCTCCGGTCTCGGCGCCGAAACGGAGTACGAGTTCCGCGCAGTCGGGAAGTCCGATCACGGGACGGATAGCGGCGAGGTTCACACCTTCGCCACCGACGAACCCGAGATCGAATCGCCGGTAGTGAAAACGGTTCGGCCGACCGGTATCGGTGAGACGTCCGCGACCCTTATCGGGGAGATAGAGGACCTCGGCACCGCGGACAGGGCGAACGCAGCGTTCGAGTGGCGCGAGGAGGGCGAGTCCGAATGGGAGACGACGCCGTCCACGACGGCCGAGACACCGATAGCGTTCGAGGAGGAGATCTCCGGTCTCACCGCCGATATGGGGTACGAGTTCCGTGCGGTCGCCGAGACGGAGGACGGGACCGATTCGGGCGAGACGCTCTCGTTCGTCACTGACGAGCCCGAGATCAAACCACCGGAGGTGACCACGACTCGGGCGAGCGACATTGACGACGGGTCGGCGACCCTCGGCGGTGAGGTGACGGATCTCGGCGGGGCCGACGACGTGACCACGGCGTTCGAGTGGCGCGAGGCAGGTAGCTCGGAGTGGCAGACGACCTCATCGGAGACGCTCGACGCGGCTGGAACGTTCGAGGAGGGAGTATCCGGCCTCGAGCCCGATACGGGGTACGAGTTCCGCGCGACCGCCTCCACGGACGGGGGAAGCGACGCAGGCGATGTCGTCTCGTTCGTGACGGACGAACCCGAGGCCGTGACAGAGCCCGCGATCGATCGGTTCGACGTCACCGACAGGAGCAATCCGGCCTGGTCGAGGGCGAGAGTCGAGTGGGCGGTATCGCACGAGGGAGCGGGACTGGACCGCGTCGAGACGGCGCTTCGACGACACGGATCGGTGAGGGATGCGGAATCGTCTTCGGTCGGTGGATCGACCGCCGACGGGACACACGACCTCCGGACACGGGATGGAAGCGGCAGTTACACCGTCCGGATCACGGTCACGGACACCGACTGGAACGTGACCTCCTGGGAGAAAACGATCGATCTGTAA
- a CDS encoding MATE family efflux transporter: protein MLALLLSLVRYRFWRVWKRVFSLSWPVMTEQVLRTLMRTTDLIVAGFFSPAAVAAVGLADIYARFPLRFGIGIGDGAIALSSQDTGADATANRDQAVTQALLLGILGGIPFIIFGVLLNEYAIAVLGGLADQAAMAEVVEYGSVYLLIIMLSAPAVHVNFIAARSIQGTGDTRTPMYVNGVVNALNIVATVTLAFGLGPIPELGVVGIAAATAVSDSLGALTFLAIIRTPFSEITYVRPRRLVIAKQLVTISWPRIAEGLSEMIAEFPFNAILLAFGTEVNAAYHIGRRMYQQVASPLARGYGVAANVLVGQSLGRGEPEEAYYYGIAATALSVLTIGGLCAALFFYAEWFVLVFTRDPVTVGYATAFAQAFAIAALFIAAYVVLAGSLRGGSETLTPFVARMIGTFVFLLGFTYVFGVLLGYGVLAAYVAVVLDFAFRTLYIGAIFYRQRWVDRGTSMMHERGSLDASSED from the coding sequence GTGCTCGCCCTCCTCCTCTCGCTCGTACGATACCGGTTCTGGCGCGTCTGGAAGCGCGTCTTCTCGCTCTCGTGGCCGGTGATGACCGAACAGGTCCTGCGGACGCTGATGCGAACGACCGACCTGATCGTCGCCGGGTTCTTCTCGCCCGCCGCGGTCGCCGCGGTCGGCCTCGCCGACATCTACGCCCGATTCCCCCTCCGATTCGGCATCGGCATCGGCGACGGCGCGATCGCGCTCTCGAGTCAGGACACGGGCGCGGACGCGACGGCGAACCGCGACCAGGCCGTCACGCAGGCGCTTCTCCTCGGGATCCTCGGCGGCATCCCGTTCATAATCTTCGGAGTACTGCTCAATGAGTACGCGATCGCCGTCCTCGGGGGTCTCGCCGACCAGGCGGCGATGGCGGAGGTCGTCGAGTACGGCAGCGTCTACCTGTTGATCATCATGCTCTCGGCGCCCGCGGTCCACGTCAACTTCATCGCCGCGCGGTCGATCCAGGGGACCGGTGACACGCGGACACCGATGTACGTCAACGGCGTCGTGAACGCGCTCAACATCGTCGCGACGGTCACGCTCGCGTTCGGCCTCGGACCGATCCCCGAACTCGGGGTCGTCGGCATCGCCGCGGCGACCGCAGTCTCGGACTCGCTCGGCGCGCTGACCTTCCTCGCGATCATCCGGACGCCGTTCTCCGAGATCACCTACGTTCGCCCCCGACGGCTCGTCATCGCGAAACAGCTCGTGACCATCAGCTGGCCCCGGATCGCGGAGGGGCTCTCCGAGATGATCGCCGAGTTCCCGTTCAACGCGATCCTGCTGGCGTTCGGCACCGAGGTGAACGCGGCGTACCACATCGGTCGCCGGATGTACCAGCAGGTGGCCTCGCCGCTCGCCCGCGGCTACGGCGTCGCCGCGAACGTCCTCGTCGGACAGTCGCTCGGGCGGGGCGAGCCCGAGGAGGCGTACTACTACGGCATCGCGGCGACCGCTCTCAGCGTCCTCACTATCGGCGGGCTCTGTGCCGCGCTCTTTTTCTACGCCGAGTGGTTCGTCCTCGTCTTCACGCGAGATCCGGTCACGGTGGGCTACGCGACAGCGTTCGCTCAGGCGTTCGCCATCGCCGCGCTGTTCATCGCGGCGTACGTCGTCCTCGCCGGGTCGCTCAGAGGCGGCAGCGAGACGCTCACGCCGTTCGTCGCCCGGATGATCGGGACCTTCGTCTTCTTACTCGGGTTCACCTACGTATTCGGCGTTCTCCTTGGGTATGGAGTTCTCGCGGCGTACGTCGCCGTCGTCCTCGATTTCGCGTTCAGAACCCTCTACATCGGAGCGATATTCTACAGACAGCGCTGGGTCGACCGGGGGACCTCGATGATGCACGAACGTGGAAGTCTCGACGCGTCGTCCGAGGATTGA